A genome region from Natranaeroarchaeum sulfidigenes includes the following:
- a CDS encoding J domain-containing protein, giving the protein MAWQTLTTFPDWLVVGVALAGVFSVIVAGIFLAGQRLIPSSPDRQKRRTDGSGDGMARRRAEIRHYFDAIGERYEEGRTIDDQHVDFYLPTRGVAVTFDAHVYFQLRSNDVEAVLVEHELPGIALGSRLPFETPTVTIDRSGGVPTGAFTELGLSTDAEIKEIERAYRDRVIDVHPDHGGDREEFRRLQEAYDAAKEHAR; this is encoded by the coding sequence GTGGCCTGGCAGACACTCACCACATTCCCCGACTGGCTCGTCGTTGGCGTCGCCCTTGCGGGGGTGTTTTCGGTAATCGTAGCCGGGATCTTCCTCGCCGGACAGCGCCTGATACCGTCATCTCCAGATCGGCAAAAGCGCCGGACCGACGGGAGCGGCGACGGGATGGCACGCCGCCGCGCCGAGATCAGACATTACTTCGATGCGATCGGAGAGCGCTACGAGGAAGGACGCACGATCGACGATCAACACGTCGATTTTTATCTGCCGACACGGGGGGTTGCGGTGACGTTCGACGCGCACGTGTACTTCCAGCTCCGGTCCAATGACGTCGAAGCGGTGCTGGTCGAGCACGAACTGCCGGGCATTGCGCTCGGGAGCAGGCTCCCCTTCGAGACGCCAACCGTGACGATTGATCGATCCGGGGGTGTCCCAACCGGAGCCTTCACGGAACTGGGGCTATCGACAGACGCGGAGATCAAGGAGATCGAACGGGCGTATCGGGACCGTGTGATCGATGTCCATCCAGACCACGGCGGCGACCGCGAGGAGTTCAGACGATTACAGGAGGCATACGACGCCGCGAAAGAACACGCGCGTTGA
- a CDS encoding type II toxin-antitoxin system RelE family toxin produces the protein MSEYDVLLGEDASEFLSVADDKTTRVCKEKLGYLADNPYPGRGRGDKEKLPIDGRRDRFRMHISRTYTAIYTVIEDDGEVRVLEILPIDDAHKRYGF, from the coding sequence ATGTCTGAGTACGACGTGTTACTCGGCGAGGATGCGAGCGAGTTCCTCTCGGTAGCTGATGACAAGACCACCAGAGTCTGCAAAGAGAAGCTCGGCTATCTCGCCGACAATCCCTACCCTGGGCGAGGTCGCGGAGACAAAGAGAAGCTTCCGATCGACGGTCGCCGTGATCGGTTTCGAATGCACATTTCGCGGACGTACACGGCGATTTACACTGTAATCGAGGACGATGGTGAAGTCCGCGTTCTCGAAATCCTACCGATCGACGACGCGCACAAACGGTACGGGTTCTGA
- a CDS encoding DUF7557 family protein — protein sequence MSADKRIPVTEETRKELHELKEPGQTYDDLLQELAQARRREDLERRFRELEGQDGDELTALEDV from the coding sequence ATGTCCGCCGACAAACGTATTCCGGTCACCGAGGAAACCCGGAAAGAACTACACGAGCTGAAAGAACCGGGGCAGACGTACGATGACCTGCTCCAGGAACTCGCGCAGGCACGCCGTCGTGAAGACCTTGAGCGTCGGTTCCGGGAACTCGAAGGGCAAGACGGCGACGAACTAACCGCGCTCGAAGATGTCTGA
- the mvk gene encoding mevalonate kinase: protein MTTSSAPGKIYLFGEHAVVYGEPAVPCAIERRARVTVEQREDSHLRVHADDLSLDGFTVEYSGATDTAPDIDVSESLIQAAMGYVDAAVRQARDAADAPDAGFDITIESDIPLGAGLGSSAAVTVAGIDAATRELGVPLEPAEVADRAFQAEYEVQEGQASRADTFCSAVGGAVRVEGEDCRAIDAPDLPIVVGFDGGAGDTGELVAGVRELRETYGFAADTVAAIGDIVREGERSLADEDVERLGELMDFNHGLLEALGVSSRSLDNMVWAARDAGAYGAKLTGAGGGGCIVALDDSEETETALRFTPGCEETFRAGLDREGVRLEEQ, encoded by the coding sequence ATGACGACTTCGAGCGCCCCCGGGAAGATCTACCTGTTCGGGGAACACGCCGTTGTGTACGGCGAACCCGCAGTACCGTGTGCGATCGAGCGCCGAGCGCGGGTGACGGTCGAACAGCGCGAGGACAGCCATCTCCGCGTCCACGCCGACGATCTGAGCCTGGACGGCTTTACCGTCGAGTACAGCGGTGCGACTGATACGGCGCCAGATATCGACGTCTCCGAGTCGCTGATTCAGGCGGCGATGGGCTACGTCGACGCGGCCGTGCGACAGGCCAGAGACGCCGCGGACGCTCCGGACGCTGGCTTCGATATCACCATCGAGAGCGACATCCCGCTGGGTGCCGGACTCGGCTCGTCTGCCGCAGTAACGGTCGCCGGGATCGACGCGGCGACGCGCGAACTCGGCGTCCCCCTGGAGCCGGCCGAGGTCGCCGACCGGGCCTTTCAGGCCGAGTACGAGGTACAGGAGGGGCAGGCCTCACGTGCGGACACGTTCTGCTCCGCGGTGGGCGGTGCGGTCCGCGTCGAGGGCGAGGACTGCCGAGCCATTGATGCGCCGGACCTGCCGATCGTCGTCGGCTTCGACGGCGGCGCGGGCGACACCGGCGAGCTCGTCGCGGGCGTCCGCGAACTCCGGGAGACCTACGGCTTCGCCGCGGATACGGTCGCGGCGATCGGCGATATCGTACGCGAGGGCGAGCGCTCGCTGGCCGACGAAGACGTCGAGCGCCTCGGCGAACTGATGGATTTCAACCACGGGCTGCTCGAAGCACTCGGCGTCTCCTCCAGATCACTCGACAACATGGTGTGGGCCGCCCGCGATGCGGGGGCCTACGGCGCGAAACTCACCGGTGCGGGCGGCGGGGGCTGTATCGTCGCACTCGACGACAGCGAGGAGACCGAGACGGCACTACGGTTCACGCCGGGCTGTGAGGAGACGTTCCGGGCCGGGCTCGATCGTGAGGGCGTCCGTCTGGAGGAACAATGA
- a CDS encoding isopentenyl phosphate kinase → MTVVLKLGGSVVTEKDRKETVDGESLDAAAAAIGDAVNDVDGLVVVHGGGSFGHPNAAAYGVSTTEGTHDTEGVLAIHGAMKTLNTFVLRRLREHDVPAVPVHPLSAASRDTGGELTLPVQQVRTLLGEGFVPVLHGDVIAHAGEGVTVVSGDELVVELAQGVDADRVGLCSAVPGVLDENDDVIPRIDAYEDVANVLGASDATDVTGGMAGKVRALLDLDVEASIFDLGSVGPFLAGEPVGTTID, encoded by the coding sequence ATGACGGTCGTTCTGAAGCTCGGCGGAAGCGTCGTCACCGAAAAGGACCGCAAAGAGACGGTCGACGGCGAGTCACTGGACGCTGCAGCAGCGGCGATCGGCGATGCCGTCAACGATGTCGATGGGCTGGTTGTCGTCCACGGCGGCGGAAGCTTCGGCCACCCGAACGCCGCGGCGTACGGCGTCTCGACCACTGAGGGAACTCACGACACCGAGGGCGTACTGGCAATCCACGGCGCGATGAAGACACTCAACACGTTCGTCCTGCGACGGCTTCGTGAGCACGACGTCCCCGCAGTCCCCGTCCATCCGCTTTCGGCCGCGAGCCGCGATACGGGCGGTGAGTTGACCTTGCCCGTCCAGCAGGTCCGAACGCTGCTCGGCGAGGGGTTCGTGCCCGTACTCCACGGCGACGTGATCGCGCACGCTGGCGAGGGCGTTACCGTCGTCAGCGGCGACGAACTGGTGGTCGAACTGGCACAGGGTGTCGATGCCGACCGGGTTGGACTCTGTTCTGCCGTCCCAGGTGTGCTGGATGAAAACGATGACGTCATTCCGCGGATCGATGCGTACGAGGACGTCGCAAACGTGCTCGGTGCGAGCGACGCGACGGACGTGACCGGCGGAATGGCTGGCAAAGTGCGGGCGCTGCTCGATCTCGACGTCGAGGCCTCGATCTTCGATCTGGGTTCTGTCGGCCCGTTCCTCGCTGGTGAACCGGTCGGAACGACGATCGACTGA